The Brevibacterium atlanticum genome segment CGACCATTGTTCGCCGAGGCGGCCGTGCCGTTCGCCCGGTCGTCAGCCAATCCGTGGTGACCCCGGTGAGTTCGGCGATGTGAGAGATCTCCTCGACCCGGAATTTTCGTGTTCCAGCGAGGGATTTCGACAGTTTGCTCGCGTCGAGGCCGATGCGCCGGGCGACTTCGCTGTGGTTGACTCCCGCGTCTCTGATGGCGATGCGGACACGGGTGACCAGCGACTTCGGTGCGCTCTCAGCGCTTTCGCTCGTCGTGACCACCCAAACAGTCTGCACATTAGTTGCGATTTTAGCAAGACTTACTAGGGTTTTGAGTAGTTTATTGTGATGCTCGGGTGTGCCGACGAAGAGCATTTCGCAGACAGCAATCGTGAGGTTCATCAGCAAGTTGATACCCATTTATCGAGCGGGGACGATAGAGTCACACTCAACGAACCTTGGCGGCATCCCCTTATCACTGCCGCCCATCCCCTGATTCCGGTATAACGCAGGGAGGCGTTACCAGAATGTGGTACTCACCGTCGTCGGTGCGTTCGTTCCTCGCCGACAGGTTGACTCCTGAACGTAAGGCTTGGTTCTCTCGGACGCGTCATGGTGAACAGTCCTGGCAGAAACCAGCTTCTCTCAGACGTCGTCGTTCGACCCCGAGCATCTCCTCGACAAAGCCGTCGACCTTCGACGCTCGAGACGAACAGGTTCAGGCGCTTTCGGCAGTGCGATCGGCATTGGCAGATGCCGGCGTCGAATTCGCAGAGCTCCCACGGCTGAGCCATTTCCGCCCGACTCTGGTCGTCGACGCGAAGAACACCGATGCAGTCGTGGCTGCCTTGCGCGGTCTTCCAAGCGGGGGCAACGCTGTGACTGACGCGAGCGAGTCCTGGTCGGTCCGGTTCCGCAATGTCCGAGGCGCGAGGCTGAGCCGACGAACTGCTCGCGAACGCCCGGCCAGGCTCGGCAGCGTGACATGTCTGCGCCGCCTCCGCGCCGTCAACGGCAGAGAGCTCACCACCTCGGCGCTGACCATCACAGTCGAACTGTGGAAGAAGGTGGGCGATGATTCGCCGCGAGCCGACGGTGCCAACCACCTGCCGGGGACTCTGGTTCGACGCCAGAATGATCACTCTCTCACCGTCGACTACATCGAACCGACGGTCTGGCATGCTGCCGTCAACAATGACGGTCGGCTCAGTCTGCCGGCGCCTCATCTTCGGGTGCTCAGCGAACCGGTCGACGCCGTCTACACCTGGGTGGACGGCTCCGATCCCGAATGGCGCGCGCGGATGCAGGCTGCCCGGGACGACGCTGATCTGAGAACAAACGCGCCGAGCTCCGTCTCCAACTCTCGGTTCACTTCACGCGATGAGTTGCGCTTCTCTCTGCGTTCGCTCGAATACTATGCATCGTGGGTACGTCGGATCTTCATCGTCACGGACGGGCAGATTCCATCGTGGCTGAACACCGACGATCCGAAGATCACCGTGGTCGACCATCGCGACATCTTCTCCGACCCCAGCGTGCTACCCGTCTTCAATTCGCACGCCATCGAATCGCAGCTGCATCACATCCCGGGACTGGCCGACCACTACCTCTACCTCAATGACGACTGCTTCTTTCTCCGCCCGACCGACCCGGAGCTGTTCTTCACCGCGAACGGACTGACCCGACACTTTCCCTCGACAGTGCCCGTCGATATCGGCAGTTGGACTCCCCGCGATCTCCCCATCATCTCAGCGGCGAAGCGAGGGAGGGACTACGTTCTCGAGAAGTACGGTCACACCATCACTCACCGGTTCAAACACACCCCTCACCCACAGCTGCGGCAGGTTCTCGAGGCGATGGAATCCGAAGAGCCCGATCTGTTCGCCACTGTCGCGGCGTCGCCCTTCCGTGCACCGGAAGATGTATCGATTCCGTCGTCCCTGCACCACTTCGATGCATTTGCCAGAGGCAAGTCCGTGGAAGGACGCATCGGGTATCAGTTCGTCGATCTCGCCCAGGAGGACCTCGAGCTGCGGCTGCTCAGAGTCGCCCGACGTACCGATCTGGATGTCTTCTGCCTCAATGAGACCGACCTGCCGGAGGGCTCTGAGGAGAAGGTCGATCGACTCGTGGCTCGCTTCTTCGACGATCGTTTCCCGGTACCGTCAAGGTTTGAAAACGACGAAGGCCCGCATGCGATCGATCCATGACGTTGCAGACCACTTGTAACCTCACCTTTGGCGACGCCGACCGATCATATTCTTCACGCTGAGTGGAATTCCCAAAAGTTTGTTGAGCCTCCGGTCGGTCCGATTCGCCGTGGCGCGGACTTCTGCCGCGGACGCCTGTGACCTCTTCAGAGCGGCTTCGGTCCTCGACAGTCGTTTCTCAAGGTCACGTACATGCTTCTCGAGCTCGGCAGACCCACCTGACCCGGTCCCGGATTTCAGCCCTTTCTGGGTCTTCTTGAGGGCAAGGTAGCGCTGCTGCAGCACTGCGGCCATACGGACGAACTCAGGTGGACGATCCTGCCACAGACTCGTCTGCGGTTCGGGGAACTCAGTGGCGCCGAGTCGGCGACCGTAGTCGGCCAGGGCGTCTTCCTGGCCGGGTTCGTAGATGTGCGAGAAACCGTTGGCGTGGATGAAGTCAGCCAGTCGGTCGAATCTTTCAGGCTGGCCGCGGTTGAATTCGGAGAAGTCGGCCTTCTCGTAGAGTTCGGCGACCGTCAGCGGTGCTTCCTCCACGGTCAGGTCGATGGCCGGGACACCGTGGTATCTCGACAGTTCGAGCGTCCGACCGTCATGAGCGAGGACGATTCCGGGAGTGCCGGCGAGAATGCCTGCGACGTTTCCGTGGATGCGGGGTCCGAACGAGAAGCTCAGCTCACCCATCCTGCGCATCCACTCTGGAGCATCCAGCTGGAACTGGGCCTTCTTCGCCGTGAACTGAGGATGGCTCCGGTCCAGCGGCAGACTTCGATCATGCCCCTGGTAGGGGTCAGTGCCCCACAGCATGAACTCCAGCGTGGCGAGATCCTGTGGCATATACGTGGAGTCGTAGTTCAACTCTGCGTCTTGGACGAGTTCGCTGCCGAAGGGATTGTTCGTCTGCAGATTGTAGGCGATCGGCGATCCCGACGGCAGCGCGTCGGGTTTGTCCACCCGATGCCCGCGACCGTTCATCGTCATGGAGGGACACCCGACCACGATGACGTCTTTGAACCCGAGGGACTTGAGGTACTCCGCGGTCAGCTCTCCCCGCACTGTCAGCGCGCTGGATTTCTCCAAAACCGCCTTGGCGAATCGTCTGACTGTCGGTTCGATCTTCTTCAGCGCGGCGGGGTCGCCGTCGAGCGGCAGCTGAGCTCCGCCGGAGAGCATCAGGAAAGGGATTGTCAGTTTTTCGATGAAGTCGGCGGTGCGAGCCAGCTCTGCCTCGAACCCCGGTCGGAAGGCGTTGGCAAGCGGCAGAATGAAACCGTCGTACTCGTCATTGACCTTCGGCGCCATCGCGCCGTTGATCTTGTAGCGATTCGCGTCGACGACGGTGTCTGCTGTCGAGAACAGTTTGTGAGCGGCCATGCCGAAGATCAGGTTGCCGTTGTTTCGCCCGATGGTATTGCGATCGAGCGTATCGAAACCGTCGAAGACCTCGAACGGAGTCTTGCCCAGACGCATCAGAAATCGCTTACTCATGTGCACGCCACCATTGGTCGTCGGTTGAGAGACGTCGTTGCCCTCGATGCACACCCTAGCCTCTGCCGATGGCTCGGGCCACCGTGGACGAAACTCAGAGCTCTTCCATTTCGGTCGAATGTATTCGGCATCGCCTCCTGCCGGATGGGACGATGTGGACCTAGACTGGAACCGCGTGGGACATACCCGACAACGATGTTTTGGAGGAATCCACAGTGGAGTTGAGGAACCTCTTCGCCCGCTCGGCGAT includes the following:
- a CDS encoding stealth family protein, producing MAASPYHCRPSPDSGITQGGVTRMWYSPSSVRSFLADRLTPERKAWFSRTRHGEQSWQKPASLRRRRSTPSISSTKPSTFDARDEQVQALSAVRSALADAGVEFAELPRLSHFRPTLVVDAKNTDAVVAALRGLPSGGNAVTDASESWSVRFRNVRGARLSRRTARERPARLGSVTCLRRLRAVNGRELTTSALTITVELWKKVGDDSPRADGANHLPGTLVRRQNDHSLTVDYIEPTVWHAAVNNDGRLSLPAPHLRVLSEPVDAVYTWVDGSDPEWRARMQAARDDADLRTNAPSSVSNSRFTSRDELRFSLRSLEYYASWVRRIFIVTDGQIPSWLNTDDPKITVVDHRDIFSDPSVLPVFNSHAIESQLHHIPGLADHYLYLNDDCFFLRPTDPELFFTANGLTRHFPSTVPVDIGSWTPRDLPIISAAKRGRDYVLEKYGHTITHRFKHTPHPQLRQVLEAMESEEPDLFATVAASPFRAPEDVSIPSSLHHFDAFARGKSVEGRIGYQFVDLAQEDLELRLLRVARRTDLDVFCLNETDLPEGSEEKVDRLVARFFDDRFPVPSRFENDEGPHAIDP
- a CDS encoding polysaccharide pyruvyl transferase family protein translates to MSKRFLMRLGKTPFEVFDGFDTLDRNTIGRNNGNLIFGMAAHKLFSTADTVVDANRYKINGAMAPKVNDEYDGFILPLANAFRPGFEAELARTADFIEKLTIPFLMLSGGAQLPLDGDPAALKKIEPTVRRFAKAVLEKSSALTVRGELTAEYLKSLGFKDVIVVGCPSMTMNGRGHRVDKPDALPSGSPIAYNLQTNNPFGSELVQDAELNYDSTYMPQDLATLEFMLWGTDPYQGHDRSLPLDRSHPQFTAKKAQFQLDAPEWMRRMGELSFSFGPRIHGNVAGILAGTPGIVLAHDGRTLELSRYHGVPAIDLTVEEAPLTVAELYEKADFSEFNRGQPERFDRLADFIHANGFSHIYEPGQEDALADYGRRLGATEFPEPQTSLWQDRPPEFVRMAAVLQQRYLALKKTQKGLKSGTGSGGSAELEKHVRDLEKRLSRTEAALKRSQASAAEVRATANRTDRRLNKLLGIPLSVKNMIGRRRQR